The Antarcticibacterium sp. 1MA-6-2 genome has a window encoding:
- a CDS encoding ACP phosphodiesterase: MNYLAHIYLSGENDEIKIGNFIADSVKGKKIINFPEGIRNGIILHRAIDSYTDVHLLFRKSSTRLFPQYRHYSPVIVDVFYDHYLAANWSRYCDTPLKEYVEEFYSLLKRNHELLPNNVKMFLPYMLRDNWLVSYASIEGISKILSQMNQRTKNKSKMDLAVKELELYYEDFEKEFFLFFDDLKQFSSNRILDL; the protein is encoded by the coding sequence ATGAACTACCTCGCACACATTTATCTTTCGGGTGAAAACGACGAAATAAAAATTGGAAATTTTATAGCAGATTCTGTGAAAGGAAAAAAAATTATCAATTTCCCTGAAGGTATTCGCAATGGAATTATTCTTCACCGGGCAATAGATAGTTATACTGATGTTCACCTGCTTTTTAGAAAAAGTTCCACCAGGCTTTTCCCTCAATACAGGCACTATAGCCCGGTAATAGTAGATGTCTTCTACGACCATTACCTTGCTGCAAACTGGAGCAGGTATTGCGATACACCTTTGAAGGAATATGTGGAAGAATTCTATTCACTTCTTAAAAGAAATCATGAACTCTTGCCTAATAATGTAAAGATGTTTTTACCGTATATGCTAAGGGATAATTGGTTGGTAAGTTATGCCTCAATTGAAGGAATTTCTAAAATTCTTTCTCAAATGAACCAGCGTACAAAAAATAAATCTAAAATGGATCTCGCTGTAAAGGAACTGGAGCTTTATTATGAAGATTTTGAAAAAGAATTTTTCCTCTTTTTTGATGATCTCAAACAATTCAGCTCAAATAGGATACTTGACCTTTGA